From a region of the Streptomyces sp. NBC_01454 genome:
- a CDS encoding sensor histidine kinase yields the protein MRIRRPRRVFAQVLTAQVTLTTGVMVLATGLFLAPLSSQLDDQAMRRALSIAQTTAADPDLARELATTAPDAHGPVQADAERIRKATGALYIVVLDTRGVRWSHTHTAEIGRHVSTDPSRTLAGRQVRQIDTGTLGRSARAKVPLRDDGGRIVGAVSVGIAYDSVHSRLLGTLPAVLRYAGAALAVGVLAALVLARGLRRRTHGVAFADISALLDEREAMLHGIREGVVAFDRHGRIRLVNDEAGRLLGLDGRAAGRPLDEVLAPGRTTDVLAGRVAGADLLAVSGGRVLVANRMPTPDGGAVVTLRDRTELELLGRELDGTQGLLDALRAQDHEHANQLHTLRGLLELGRHDTAVDFVTEVTSAHRASAEQIAERVHDPLLSALLVGKAAVAAERGVPLRVSPATLLPDAVVDPRDLVTVLGNLIDNALDAAAGHRRAEPFVEVELRAEGSTAVLRVSDTGAGVPPGLRERIFAEGWSTKAAPPAPGDRSPGRPVAFHRGRGIGLALVRRLAERYGGMARVTARAGGGAVFTVVLPEALTPPPGAPDRPLTAAGEPR from the coding sequence ATGCGCATCCGCCGGCCGCGCCGTGTCTTTGCACAGGTGCTCACCGCGCAAGTCACCCTCACGACCGGGGTCATGGTGCTCGCCACCGGCCTGTTCCTCGCCCCGCTCAGCTCCCAGCTGGACGATCAGGCGATGCGCCGCGCGCTGTCCATCGCCCAGACCACCGCCGCCGATCCGGACCTCGCCCGGGAGCTGGCCACCACCGCGCCGGACGCCCACGGGCCGGTGCAGGCCGACGCCGAGCGGATCCGCAAGGCGACCGGGGCGCTGTACATCGTCGTGCTGGACACCCGCGGAGTGCGCTGGTCGCACACCCACACCGCGGAGATCGGCCGGCACGTCTCCACCGACCCCAGCCGCACCCTGGCGGGCCGGCAGGTACGGCAGATCGACACCGGGACGCTGGGGCGGTCGGCCCGCGCCAAGGTGCCGCTGCGCGACGACGGCGGCCGGATCGTCGGCGCGGTGTCGGTCGGGATCGCCTACGACAGCGTGCACAGCCGGCTGCTGGGCACCCTCCCCGCGGTGCTGCGGTACGCGGGCGCGGCACTGGCCGTCGGCGTACTGGCCGCGCTGGTGCTCGCCCGCGGGCTCCGGCGCCGTACGCACGGGGTGGCGTTCGCCGACATCTCCGCGCTGCTCGACGAGCGGGAGGCGATGCTGCACGGCATCCGTGAAGGGGTGGTCGCCTTCGACCGGCACGGCCGGATCCGGCTGGTCAATGACGAGGCCGGGCGGCTGCTGGGCCTGGACGGGCGGGCCGCGGGGCGGCCGCTGGACGAGGTGCTGGCGCCGGGCCGGACGACGGATGTGCTGGCCGGGCGGGTGGCCGGCGCGGATCTGCTGGCCGTCAGCGGCGGGCGGGTGCTGGTCGCCAACCGGATGCCGACGCCGGACGGCGGGGCGGTGGTGACCCTGCGCGACCGCACCGAGCTGGAGCTGCTGGGCCGTGAACTGGACGGCACCCAGGGGCTGTTGGACGCGCTGCGGGCGCAGGACCACGAGCACGCCAACCAGCTGCACACGCTGCGCGGGCTGCTGGAACTGGGCCGGCACGACACGGCGGTGGACTTCGTCACCGAAGTGACCAGCGCACACCGGGCGTCCGCGGAGCAGATCGCGGAGCGGGTGCACGACCCGCTGCTCTCCGCGCTGCTCGTCGGCAAGGCGGCCGTCGCGGCCGAACGCGGAGTGCCGCTGCGGGTCTCGCCCGCGACGCTGCTGCCCGATGCCGTCGTCGACCCGCGCGATCTGGTGACCGTGCTGGGCAATCTCATCGACAACGCGCTGGACGCCGCCGCCGGGCACCGCCGTGCCGAGCCGTTCGTCGAGGTGGAGCTGCGGGCCGAGGGCAGCACGGCCGTGCTGCGGGTCTCGGACACGGGAGCGGGGGTACCGCCCGGGCTGCGGGAGCGGATCTTCGCCGAGGGCTGGTCCACCAAGGCCGCCCCGCCGGCTCCCGGGGACCGCTCGCCCGGGCGCCCGGTGGCTTTCCACCGCGGCCGGGGCATCGGCCTCGCGCTGGTGCGCCGGCTCGCCGAGCGCTACGGCGGGATGGCCCGGGTGACCGCGCGGGCGGGCGGCGGCGCGGTCTTCACCGTCGTTCTGCCCGAGGCCCTCACCCCGCCGCCCGGCGCCCCGGACCGTCCGCTCACGGCCGCGGGAGAGCCCAGATGA
- a CDS encoding ABC transporter ATP-binding protein, with protein sequence MNRHTSPAIELRGTSKAFRTPSGALHTAVRDLDLVVERGEFVAVVGPTGCGKSTTLTLVSGLEEPTEGEVLVAGEPVRGIGDKIGFVFQQDAVFPWRTVLSNVMAGPRFRGVPKTEAKERARDWLARVGLASFEDRYPHQLSGGQRKRVALAATFVNDPELLLMDEPFSALDVQTRALMSDELLELWSGTGASVVFVTHDLEESIALADKVVVMTAGPATVKEVFAVDLPRPRKVESIRLEPRFLEIYREIWSSLGEEVRITRERGAAHVA encoded by the coding sequence ATGAACAGGCATACGAGCCCCGCTATCGAGCTGCGGGGTACGAGCAAGGCATTCCGGACTCCCTCGGGGGCGCTGCACACTGCCGTACGGGATCTGGACCTGGTCGTCGAACGCGGTGAGTTCGTCGCGGTCGTCGGCCCCACCGGCTGCGGAAAGTCCACCACGCTGACCCTGGTCAGCGGGCTGGAGGAGCCGACCGAGGGCGAGGTGCTGGTCGCCGGTGAGCCGGTCCGGGGCATCGGGGACAAGATCGGGTTCGTCTTCCAGCAGGACGCGGTCTTCCCCTGGCGCACGGTGCTGTCGAACGTGATGGCCGGCCCGCGGTTCCGCGGCGTCCCCAAGACCGAGGCCAAGGAGCGGGCGCGGGACTGGCTCGCCCGGGTCGGACTGGCGTCCTTCGAGGACCGCTATCCGCATCAGCTCTCCGGCGGGCAGCGCAAGCGCGTCGCCCTCGCCGCGACCTTCGTCAACGACCCCGAACTCCTCCTCATGGACGAGCCGTTCTCCGCCCTCGATGTGCAGACCCGGGCGCTGATGTCGGACGAACTGCTGGAGCTGTGGTCGGGGACCGGCGCCTCCGTCGTCTTCGTCACCCACGACCTGGAGGAGTCCATCGCCCTCGCCGACAAGGTCGTGGTCATGACCGCCGGCCCGGCGACCGTCAAGGAGGTCTTCGCGGTCGATCTGCCGCGCCCCCGCAAGGTCGAGTCGATCCGGCTGGAGCCGCGGTTCCTGGAGATCTACCGGGAGATCTGGTCCTCGCTCGGCGAAGAGGTCCGGATCACCCGCGAAAGGGGTGCCGCACATGTCGCCTGA
- a CDS encoding ABC transporter permease encodes MSPETVTPAASRTAPGRSDRSQARARAARNHTFLVYGARVLLLVGLIGLWEGLARAAVIDPFNFSMPSKIWDQTVQWALHGTPQGSLWEQVWYTLYEALLGWVIGVLGGVVLGITLGRIRFLADVLGPYIKVLNALPRIVLAPIFLIWFGLGPASKVASAVVLVFFPVFFNAFQGAREVDRDLVANSRILGASNRQVTLQVVIPSATSWIFTSLHVSFGFALIGAIVGEYIGATKGLGLLVAASQGTFNASGVYAAMLILAVVALLAEGLLAFLERRLFRWKPADAGDGR; translated from the coding sequence ATGTCGCCTGAGACCGTCACCCCGGCCGCGTCCCGCACCGCGCCGGGCCGCAGCGACCGTTCGCAGGCCAGGGCGCGCGCCGCCCGCAACCACACGTTCCTGGTGTACGGCGCCCGGGTGCTGCTGCTGGTCGGGCTGATCGGACTGTGGGAGGGGCTGGCCCGCGCCGCCGTCATCGACCCCTTCAACTTCTCGATGCCCTCGAAGATCTGGGACCAGACGGTCCAGTGGGCGCTGCACGGCACTCCGCAGGGCTCGCTGTGGGAGCAGGTCTGGTACACGCTCTACGAGGCGCTCCTCGGCTGGGTCATCGGCGTCCTCGGCGGGGTGGTGCTGGGGATCACGCTGGGCCGGATCCGCTTCCTCGCCGATGTGCTCGGCCCGTACATCAAGGTGCTCAACGCCCTCCCGCGGATCGTCCTGGCCCCCATCTTCCTCATCTGGTTCGGCCTGGGACCGGCCTCCAAGGTCGCCTCGGCCGTCGTCCTGGTCTTCTTCCCGGTCTTCTTCAACGCCTTCCAGGGCGCACGGGAGGTCGACCGCGACCTGGTCGCCAACTCCCGGATCCTCGGTGCGAGCAACCGCCAGGTCACCCTCCAGGTGGTGATCCCCTCCGCCACCTCATGGATCTTCACCAGCCTGCACGTCAGCTTCGGCTTCGCGCTCATCGGCGCGATCGTCGGCGAGTACATCGGCGCGACCAAGGGCCTGGGCCTGCTGGTCGCGGCGTCCCAGGGCACTTTCAACGCGTCCGGGGTGTACGCCGCCATGCTGATCCTCGCCGTGGTCGCCCTGCTCGCCGAGGGGCTGCTCGCCTTCCTCGAACGTCGGCTCTTCCGCTGGAAGCCGGCCGACGCCGGCGACGGCCGCTGA
- a CDS encoding ABC transporter substrate-binding protein: MRTALKISAAVAAATFTLTTLTACGGSSAAGSDDNNGKIKIMVGGLDKVIYLPARLTQQLGYFQDEGLHVTLLTEPAGVQATTSLVSGDVQGVVGFYDHTLDLQVKGKQVESVVQLAHAPGEVEVVSNKAAGDLTSPKDFKGKKLGVTGLGSSTDFLTKYLAVKNGVQTNEFTPVAVGAGQTFLSALQQGSIQGGMTTDPTVAQLVDKNLGKVLLDMRTPEGSRKALGGPYPSSSLYMNTDWANSHKETVHKLARAFVKTLKWMSTHTAEQIAAKMPADYAQGGKKLYAQAIKDTLPMFTKDGVMPADGPATVERVLKAFNPNLKNATVDLKKTYTTEFVKKQG; this comes from the coding sequence ATGCGCACTGCACTGAAGATCTCGGCCGCCGTGGCCGCCGCCACCTTCACCCTGACCACGCTCACCGCGTGCGGCGGCTCCTCGGCCGCCGGCTCCGACGACAACAACGGCAAGATCAAGATCATGGTGGGCGGCCTCGACAAGGTCATCTATCTGCCGGCCAGACTCACTCAGCAGCTCGGCTACTTCCAGGACGAGGGCCTCCACGTCACCCTGCTCACCGAACCGGCCGGTGTGCAGGCCACCACCTCGCTCGTCTCCGGTGACGTCCAGGGCGTCGTCGGCTTCTACGACCACACCCTCGATCTCCAGGTCAAGGGCAAGCAGGTGGAATCGGTGGTGCAGCTCGCGCACGCCCCCGGTGAGGTCGAGGTGGTGTCGAACAAGGCGGCCGGCGACCTCACCTCGCCCAAGGACTTCAAGGGCAAGAAGCTCGGTGTCACCGGCCTCGGCTCGTCCACCGACTTCCTGACCAAGTACCTCGCGGTGAAGAACGGGGTGCAGACCAACGAGTTCACCCCGGTGGCGGTCGGCGCCGGCCAGACCTTCCTCTCGGCCCTCCAGCAGGGCTCGATCCAGGGGGGGATGACGACGGACCCGACGGTCGCGCAGCTCGTGGACAAGAACCTCGGCAAGGTCCTGCTGGACATGCGCACCCCGGAGGGCTCCCGGAAGGCGCTCGGCGGGCCCTACCCCTCCTCCAGCCTGTACATGAACACCGACTGGGCGAACAGCCACAAGGAGACCGTGCACAAGCTGGCCCGCGCCTTCGTGAAGACCCTCAAGTGGATGTCCACCCACACCGCCGAGCAGATCGCCGCCAAGATGCCGGCCGACTACGCCCAGGGCGGCAAGAAGCTGTACGCCCAGGCCATCAAGGACACCCTGCCGATGTTCACCAAGGACGGGGTGATGCCGGCCGACGGCCCGGCGACCGTGGAGCGGGTGCTGAAGGCCTTCAACCCCAACCTCAAGAACGCCACGGTCGACCTGAAGAAGACCTACACCACCGAATTCGTCAAGAAGCAGGGCTGA
- a CDS encoding DUF6381 family protein translates to MSPSGESRGRIQQMRDKAQELQAAAERAGDPEERKRLQEKARRLASQSEQESGMASGDIYPAE, encoded by the coding sequence ATGAGCCCTAGCGGAGAATCTCGCGGACGAATCCAGCAGATGCGCGACAAGGCCCAGGAATTGCAGGCGGCAGCGGAACGCGCCGGCGATCCCGAGGAGCGCAAGCGGCTCCAGGAGAAGGCACGCAGGCTGGCGTCCCAGAGCGAGCAGGAAAGCGGAATGGCCAGCGGAGACATCTACCCCGCCGAGTGA
- a CDS encoding DUF6328 family protein has product MRALGPRDTSPGRNETPEERSDRRWTELLQEVRVIQTGVQILFGFLLTVVFTPRFATLEPADKAIYVTTVLLGAATTGALVGTVTFHRLVAGHRLKSETVLWASRLALVGIVLLLATVTSALLLILRIAMHNSAVPWVVAGLVGWFMICWFALPAWILHRYSSKD; this is encoded by the coding sequence GTGCGAGCGCTGGGGCCGCGTGACACCTCGCCCGGCCGCAACGAGACGCCGGAGGAGCGATCCGACCGGCGGTGGACCGAGCTGCTCCAGGAGGTGCGGGTCATCCAGACCGGTGTGCAGATCCTCTTCGGCTTTCTGCTGACCGTCGTCTTCACCCCGCGCTTCGCCACGCTCGAACCGGCCGACAAGGCCATTTACGTGACGACGGTGCTGCTCGGCGCGGCCACCACGGGCGCGCTGGTCGGCACGGTGACCTTCCACCGGCTGGTCGCCGGACACCGGCTCAAGTCCGAGACGGTGCTGTGGGCCTCACGCCTGGCCCTGGTCGGGATCGTCCTCCTGCTGGCGACGGTCACCTCCGCGCTGCTGCTGATCCTGCGCATCGCGATGCACAACTCCGCCGTCCCCTGGGTCGTCGCGGGGCTGGTCGGCTGGTTCATGATCTGCTGGTTCGCGCTGCCGGCGTGGATCCTGCACCGGTACTCGTCCAAGGACTGA
- a CDS encoding ATP-dependent Clp protease ATP-binding subunit, which translates to MSNGFMGPEGYGPDSFGDFLARFFGGGPSTNGEGGKPAPPQADIARMMSGPARDLVTSAAAYAAEHGSPELGTEHLLRAALGAEPTRSMLRQSGADPDALAAEIDRSAGTGPKQRSVAVTPAVKRALLGAHELARDNGASYIGPEHVLDALAANLDSAAGRILNLAHFDPQATPQGGHGPQHTGAEHGAAPKHDTPTLDKYSRDLTDLARAGRIDPVIGRAEQIEQTIEVLSRRGKNNPVLVGDAGVGKTAIVEGLAQRLADGDVPETLAGRRVVALDLTAVVAGTRYRGDFEERMNAIIEEVRAHPGSLIVFIDELHTVVGAGGGSGDGGSLEASNMLKPALARGELHVIGATTLEEYRRHIEKDAALARRFQPILVPEPSVSDTVEILRGLQDRYEAHHQVRYTNEALLAAVELADRYIAHRFLPDKAIDLIDQAGARVRLRSGAAATDVRELEREVEQLARDKDQAVAAEQYERATELRDRIAELTTRIGAERGEPPSDGRIVKVGAEDIAEIVSRQTGVPVSSLTQEEKERLLGLEGQLHTRVIGQDDAVTAVSEAILRSRAGLADPNRPIGSFLFLGPTGVGKTELARALAESLFGSEERMVRLDMSEYQERHTVSRLVGAPPGYVGHEDAGQLTEAVRHHPYSLLLLDEVEKAHPDVFNMLLQVLDDGHLTDSQGRTVDFKNTVIVMTSNLGSDALSGSRGVLGFGPDASGAEAGDGARERALGSLRDHFRPEFLNRLDEIIVFRRLTDDQLRQITGLLLDGTSRRLHAQDISIEFTPGAVDWLTHRGHQPEYGARPLRRTIQREVDNALSRLLLDGALSAGDEVHVEVKDNELAFRTGVKK; encoded by the coding sequence ATGAGCAATGGATTCATGGGTCCGGAGGGTTACGGCCCGGACTCTTTCGGTGACTTCCTCGCGCGCTTCTTCGGCGGTGGACCGTCCACGAACGGCGAGGGCGGCAAACCCGCGCCACCGCAGGCCGATATCGCCCGCATGATGAGCGGTCCCGCCCGGGACCTGGTGACCTCCGCAGCCGCTTACGCCGCCGAGCACGGCAGCCCGGAACTCGGCACCGAGCACCTGCTGCGGGCCGCCCTCGGCGCCGAACCGACCCGCAGCATGCTCCGGCAGTCGGGGGCCGACCCCGACGCGCTGGCCGCCGAGATCGACCGCAGCGCCGGTACGGGGCCCAAGCAGCGCAGCGTGGCGGTCACCCCCGCGGTCAAGCGGGCGCTGCTGGGGGCGCACGAGCTGGCGCGGGACAACGGGGCCTCGTACATCGGCCCGGAGCATGTGCTGGACGCCCTCGCGGCGAACCTGGACTCGGCCGCCGGGCGCATTCTGAACCTCGCCCACTTCGATCCGCAGGCCACCCCGCAGGGCGGCCACGGGCCGCAGCACACCGGAGCCGAGCACGGCGCCGCACCGAAGCACGACACCCCGACCCTCGACAAATACAGCCGCGATCTGACCGACCTGGCCCGGGCGGGCCGGATCGACCCGGTCATCGGCCGCGCGGAGCAGATCGAGCAGACCATCGAGGTGCTCTCCCGGCGGGGCAAGAACAACCCCGTGCTGGTCGGTGACGCCGGAGTCGGCAAGACCGCGATCGTCGAGGGCCTGGCCCAGCGCCTCGCCGACGGGGACGTCCCCGAGACCCTGGCCGGCCGGCGCGTCGTCGCCCTGGATCTGACGGCCGTCGTCGCCGGCACCCGCTACCGCGGTGACTTCGAGGAGCGGATGAACGCCATCATCGAGGAGGTCCGGGCGCACCCCGGCTCGCTGATCGTCTTCATCGACGAGCTGCACACGGTCGTCGGCGCCGGCGGGGGCAGCGGGGACGGCGGTTCCCTGGAGGCCAGCAATATGCTCAAGCCCGCCCTGGCACGCGGGGAGCTGCACGTCATCGGGGCCACCACCCTGGAGGAGTACCGGCGGCACATCGAGAAGGACGCCGCGCTCGCCCGCCGTTTCCAGCCCATCCTGGTGCCCGAGCCGAGCGTCTCCGACACGGTGGAGATCCTGCGCGGTCTCCAGGACCGTTACGAAGCCCACCACCAGGTCCGCTACACCAACGAGGCGCTGCTCGCCGCGGTCGAGCTCGCCGACCGCTACATCGCCCACCGGTTCCTCCCCGACAAGGCGATCGACCTGATCGACCAGGCGGGCGCCCGGGTGCGGCTGCGTTCGGGCGCCGCGGCCACCGACGTACGCGAGCTGGAGCGCGAGGTGGAGCAGCTGGCCAGGGACAAGGACCAGGCGGTGGCCGCGGAGCAGTACGAACGGGCCACCGAGCTGCGCGACCGGATCGCCGAACTCACCACGCGGATCGGGGCCGAGCGGGGGGAGCCGCCGAGCGACGGCCGGATCGTCAAGGTCGGCGCCGAGGACATCGCCGAGATCGTGTCGCGGCAGACCGGTGTGCCCGTGAGCAGCCTGACCCAGGAGGAGAAGGAGCGGCTGCTGGGCCTGGAGGGGCAGCTGCATACCCGTGTGATCGGGCAGGACGACGCCGTCACGGCCGTCTCCGAGGCGATCCTTCGGTCGCGGGCCGGCCTGGCCGACCCGAACCGTCCGATCGGCAGCTTCCTCTTCCTCGGCCCGACCGGCGTGGGCAAGACCGAACTGGCCCGCGCGCTCGCCGAGTCGCTGTTCGGCAGCGAGGAGCGCATGGTGCGGCTGGACATGAGCGAGTATCAGGAGCGGCACACCGTCAGCCGGCTGGTCGGTGCTCCCCCCGGATACGTCGGCCATGAGGACGCGGGCCAGCTGACCGAGGCGGTGCGCCACCACCCCTATTCGCTGCTGCTGCTCGACGAGGTGGAAAAGGCGCACCCCGATGTCTTCAACATGCTGCTGCAGGTCCTCGACGACGGGCATCTGACCGACTCCCAGGGCCGCACGGTCGACTTCAAGAACACCGTCATCGTGATGACCAGCAACCTCGGCTCCGATGCGCTCAGCGGCAGCCGCGGCGTGCTCGGCTTCGGCCCGGACGCCTCCGGGGCGGAGGCCGGCGACGGCGCGCGGGAACGGGCGCTGGGCTCGCTGCGCGACCACTTCCGCCCGGAGTTCCTCAACCGCCTCGACGAGATCATCGTCTTCCGCCGGCTCACCGATGACCAGCTGCGCCAGATCACCGGTCTGCTGCTCGACGGGACCAGCCGCAGACTGCACGCCCAGGACATCTCCATCGAGTTCACCCCCGGCGCCGTGGACTGGCTCACCCACCGCGGCCACCAGCCCGAATACGGGGCCCGGCCGCTGCGCCGCACCATCCAGCGGGAGGTCGACAACGCGCTCTCCCGGCTGCTGCTCGACGGCGCGCTGTCGGCCGGGGACGAGGTCCACGTCGAGGTCAAGGACAACGAGCTGGCGTTCCGTACCGGAGTGAAGAAGTAG
- a CDS encoding FUSC family protein, giving the protein MNPQQGTSPPSGPRRPAGGPVRALLRRLRYLREHGAHGLRAHRSVVGNAVRVTAASCVAFYLCRYAFDLTAMSVYATFTVVSLGALARIPGSGRQRAATTLMAIPAGLVLITLGTLLAVQTWSAVLGMLVIGFMVAYAGTTGPRIAGAAPGMQLLYILPCFPPYAPQDLVQRLTGFLLGAVLLALAQRFLMPEPRTPPFRRLLADAADAAAALADHHGGPTPVQALTRAHRAGEALRPSGVPPADMPASPTLTHKAMAHAAEAVRTLLARLDTLHTATGPHRTYHPETVALLRRISAAARGTAEALRRGKRLRPGEGPSAAALQEELTPVRAHRAVATLDRLGADDRLVYLRRRSQVVQAADCAVVLVLATRLLLGDRTVDRSPAGHSFAYARVHVTRLWWQRLTLHLTPRSVIFQNACRFALGLAAARAIAGVLDLQHGFWVLLATLTLTRTTTLETWSAVRQALLGTLVGAVLAAGLLVVVHDRDTVYAVILPLVMLLAFTAGPLRGLAWAQGGFTLVVATLFAQVTPSTWQLAPVRLVDVLVGSVIGLACGLVAWPRGAGREVRRSMAALCSAIADAIGQTTTEVVERVGSTDIFAVNRALILARESLAQYQCEPREDPAGQPDWPAVLVAGAEARRGGRLLPGRPGRIVPHEVGAWLRHAADSTAADYRALADRLCADHDAPHDQPQPLDIRALLALTPPVPHHGPDQARRAVSAALLLDSVIWLDALSNDLSRIHREM; this is encoded by the coding sequence GTGAACCCGCAGCAGGGGACCTCCCCGCCGTCCGGTCCGCGGCGTCCGGCCGGCGGACCCGTCCGGGCACTGCTGCGCAGACTGCGCTACCTGCGGGAGCACGGCGCACACGGCCTGCGCGCACACCGCTCGGTGGTCGGCAACGCCGTCCGGGTGACGGCCGCCTCCTGCGTCGCCTTCTACCTCTGCCGCTATGCGTTCGACCTGACCGCGATGTCCGTGTACGCCACCTTCACCGTGGTGTCGCTCGGTGCGCTCGCCCGGATCCCCGGGTCGGGGCGGCAGCGCGCCGCGACCACCCTCATGGCGATCCCCGCCGGGCTCGTGCTCATCACGCTGGGCACCCTGCTCGCCGTGCAGACCTGGTCGGCCGTCCTCGGCATGCTCGTCATCGGCTTCATGGTGGCGTACGCGGGCACCACCGGACCGCGGATCGCCGGGGCGGCCCCCGGCATGCAGCTGCTCTACATCCTGCCGTGCTTCCCGCCGTACGCCCCGCAGGATCTGGTCCAGCGGCTGACCGGTTTCCTGCTGGGCGCGGTCCTGCTCGCACTGGCGCAGCGGTTCCTGATGCCGGAACCGCGGACCCCGCCCTTCCGCCGGCTGCTGGCCGATGCCGCCGACGCCGCCGCGGCCCTGGCCGACCACCACGGCGGGCCCACTCCCGTGCAGGCGCTGACCCGGGCCCACCGGGCCGGGGAGGCGCTCCGGCCGTCCGGTGTGCCGCCCGCCGACATGCCCGCCTCCCCCACCCTCACCCACAAGGCCATGGCGCACGCCGCCGAGGCCGTCCGCACACTGCTGGCCCGGCTGGACACCCTGCACACCGCGACCGGGCCGCACCGCACGTACCACCCGGAGACGGTCGCCCTGCTCCGGCGCATCAGCGCCGCCGCGCGCGGCACGGCGGAGGCACTGCGCCGGGGCAAGCGGCTGCGGCCCGGCGAGGGGCCCTCGGCCGCGGCCCTGCAGGAGGAGCTGACCCCCGTCCGCGCCCACCGGGCGGTGGCCACCCTGGACCGGCTGGGCGCCGACGACCGGCTGGTCTATCTGCGCCGCCGGTCACAGGTGGTGCAGGCCGCCGACTGCGCCGTGGTCCTCGTGCTGGCCACCCGGCTGCTGCTCGGCGACCGGACCGTCGACCGGAGCCCGGCCGGCCACAGCTTCGCGTACGCGCGGGTGCACGTCACCCGGCTGTGGTGGCAGCGGCTGACCCTCCACCTCACCCCCCGCTCGGTGATCTTTCAGAACGCATGCCGGTTCGCGCTGGGCCTGGCCGCGGCGCGGGCCATCGCCGGGGTCCTGGACCTGCAACACGGCTTCTGGGTGCTGCTGGCGACGCTCACCCTCACCCGCACCACCACCCTGGAGACCTGGTCGGCGGTGCGGCAGGCGCTGCTGGGCACCCTGGTCGGCGCGGTGCTGGCCGCCGGGCTGCTGGTGGTGGTCCACGACCGGGACACGGTGTACGCGGTGATCCTGCCGCTGGTCATGCTGCTGGCGTTCACCGCGGGGCCGCTGCGCGGGCTGGCCTGGGCGCAGGGCGGGTTCACACTGGTGGTGGCCACGCTGTTCGCACAGGTCACCCCCTCCACCTGGCAGCTGGCCCCGGTGCGGCTGGTGGATGTGCTGGTCGGCAGCGTCATCGGGCTGGCCTGCGGTCTGGTGGCCTGGCCGCGGGGCGCGGGCCGCGAGGTGCGCCGGAGCATGGCGGCCCTGTGTTCGGCCATCGCCGATGCCATCGGCCAGACCACCACGGAGGTCGTCGAACGCGTCGGCAGCACCGACATCTTCGCCGTCAACCGGGCCCTGATCCTCGCCCGGGAGAGCCTGGCCCAGTACCAGTGCGAGCCGCGGGAGGATCCCGCCGGGCAGCCGGACTGGCCCGCGGTGCTGGTCGCCGGGGCGGAGGCGCGGCGCGGCGGGCGGCTGCTGCCCGGCCGGCCCGGCCGGATCGTGCCGCACGAGGTCGGCGCCTGGCTGCGGCACGCGGCCGACAGTACGGCGGCCGACTACCGCGCCCTCGCCGACCGCCTCTGCGCCGACCACGATGCGCCCCACGACCAGCCCCAACCCCTCGACATCCGCGCCCTGTTGGCGCTCACCCCGCCCGTGCCGCACCACGGCCCGGACCAGGCGCGCCGCGCGGTCTCCGCCGCCCTCCTCCTCGACTCGGTGATCTGGCTCGATGCGCTCAGCAACGATCTGAGCCGCATCCACCGGGAGATGTGA
- a CDS encoding PadR family transcriptional regulator: protein MTQKRADAEKTGEAEQPALPATGWAVLGLLSFGDELSGYDLKKWSDRSLRFFYWSPSFSQIYGELKRLEKAGYVSARSVAQETGHRDKRVYVITDEGMTAVRHWAREAPVEPPVLKHGVMLRLWLGHLLEADRMREVLGRHREYAETMRRRAEVDGADARTGEAWAHPSLVLKWSQRYYAAERDLADAMLADLDERDGRRP from the coding sequence GTGACGCAGAAGCGGGCGGATGCGGAGAAGACCGGCGAGGCGGAGCAACCGGCACTGCCGGCGACCGGCTGGGCGGTGCTCGGACTGCTCTCCTTCGGTGACGAACTGTCCGGCTACGACCTCAAGAAATGGTCGGACCGGTCGCTGCGCTTCTTCTACTGGAGCCCGTCCTTCAGTCAGATCTACGGCGAGCTGAAGCGCCTGGAGAAGGCCGGCTACGTCAGCGCGCGGAGCGTCGCCCAGGAGACCGGCCACCGCGACAAACGGGTCTATGTGATCACCGATGAGGGGATGACGGCGGTCCGCCACTGGGCGCGCGAGGCGCCCGTGGAACCTCCCGTCCTCAAGCACGGGGTGATGCTGCGGCTGTGGCTCGGCCATCTGCTGGAGGCCGACCGGATGCGTGAAGTGCTGGGCCGGCACCGGGAGTACGCGGAGACCATGCGCCGGCGCGCCGAGGTGGACGGGGCGGACGCCCGCACCGGGGAGGCCTGGGCCCATCCCTCGCTCGTCCTGAAGTGGTCGCAGCGGTACTACGCCGCGGAGCGGGATCTGGCCGATGCGATGCTCGCCGATCTCGACGAGCGGGACGGCCGGCGGCCGTAG